One segment of Solanum stenotomum isolate F172 chromosome 1, ASM1918654v1, whole genome shotgun sequence DNA contains the following:
- the LOC125861316 gene encoding DNA repair protein REV1 isoform X3, translating to MSMEEHSRSANSGSNSKRTSNSNRSNNSNQSNKKKKTSQNTLGMAWGASSRSASRPAFNNAPFSNFGSYMAVKNQKLHEQFEAEASSTSISGPNSSKPIFQGVSIFVDGYTVPSSQELRGYMLKHGGHFENYFSRRRVTHIICSNLPDSKVKNLRSFSRGLPVVKPTWVLDSVAANKLLNWVPYQLDQLASEVNNQPKLSAFFTKNIACNDDTTTCSTIQATSRVGSPLSYSGPIEDPISFEEWQSAEDLEPCALQSKDLVQTNYNVDRVEESSCSIAMQELSDAASGDGSQAPFSAPSSPHNDASVCSEWMSDPVNAGPSNLKIPRSPNQQHSTLVDANFVENYFKHSRLHFIGTWRNRYRKRFPSSPGGFRCTSSGPSSSATANKTMIIHVDMDCFFVSVVIRNRPELKDKPVAICHSDNPRGTAEISSANYPARGYGVKAGMFVRDAKSCCPHLVILSYDFEAYEEVADRFYNILHKYCNKVQAVSCDEAFLDATDSGVEDIQTFVSVIREEILDATGCTASAGIAGNMLMARLATRIAKPDGQCYIPAEKVEEHLCELPVKALPGIGHVLEEKLNRRQITTCGQLRMISKETLQKDFGSKTGSMLWNYSRGIDDRLVGMIQESKSIGADVNWGVRFKDLKDVQHFLLNLCKEVSLRLQGCGVIGRKFTLKIKKRKGDAGEPVKYLGCGVCDNLSHSVTVPLATDSVDVLERIVSQLFTTSHVDVEDIRGMGLQVSKLETADSSKQGKERYSIRSWLTAPSTKTNNQNRSSSHEKGADAANSKNSVDERQAQLQGDSSTPFIEMTAASPSGTAGTLPPMNELDIGVIESLPLEVFSEINDMYNGKLAHFINEKRSKGKENISSVCPAAPGEAFAAHEHQYNEEEIQVVSYPNKLFADMKSETVSDASVPNMDVVINAPVSGGISLMPSSLSQVDTSVFQELPEELRTDILELLPAHRNTEASLDASLVCANNQNCSPSISSIDLWVGNPPEWIDIFKASNCQILCVLAEMYQRAGEKKQLSSVLQRTMSQIYILPDVGTDGWDEAVSCLCELIKQYLKLKISTDIEEVYICSCLLRRLTARSKVFVEVYNNLLPHFQASVSENYGGSFYIASVTE from the exons ATGAGCATGGAGGAACACTCACGCTCTGCCAACTCCGGCTCCAATTCAAAACGAACCTCAAATTCCAACAGGAGTAACAATAGCAATCAAagcaacaagaagaagaagacgagtCAAAATACCCTAGGCATGGCCTGGGGTGCCAGTTCTCGCTCTGCTTCTCGTCCCGCCTTCAATAATGCACCTTTCTCCAATTTTGGCAG TTACATGGCCGTCAAGAATCAGAAGCTTCACGAGCAGTTTGAGGCGGAGGCATCAAGCACTTCTATCAGTGGTCCAAATTCTTCAAAACCTATATTTCAGGGCGTATCCATTTTTGTTGATGGATACACGGTTCCTTCCAGTCAG GAACTTCGAGGATATATGTTGAAGCATGGAGGccattttgaaaattatttttctaggCGTCGTGTTACTCATATAATATGTAGTAATCTTCCTGACAGTAAGGTCAAGAATTTAAG GTCCTTTAGCAGGGGACTTCCAGTTGTCAAACCCACATGGGTGTTGGATTCTGTCGCTGCAAATAAGCTTCTGAATT GGGTTCCTTATCAGCTTGATCAGCTTGCAAGTGAAGTTAATAACCAGCCTAAGCTATCTGCTTTCTTCACAAAAAACATTGCTTGTAATGATGATACAACAACATGTTCAACTATCCAAGCCACATCTAGAGTTGGGAGCCCATTGTCATATTCTGGACCAATTGAAGATCCTATATCATTTGAAGAGTGGCAATCTGCAGAAGATTTGGAGCCTTGTGCTCTACAATCTAAAGATCTAGTGCAAACAAACTACAATGTAGATAGAGTTGAGGAGTCAAGTTGTAGCATAGCAATGCAAGAACTGAGTGATGCTGCAAGTGGAGATGGAAGCCAAGCTCCATTTTCAGCACCTTCCAGTCCTCATAACGATGCCTCAGTTTGTAGCGAATGGATGAGTGATCCCGTTAATGCGGGCCCATCAAATTTAAAGATTCCTAGGTCTCCTAATCAGCAACATTCAACTTTAGTTGATGCTAATTTTGTGGAAAATTACTTTAAG cattcGAGGTTGCATTTCATTGGGACCTGGAGAAACCGGTACCGTAAACGATTTCCTAGCTCCCCTGGTGGGTTTAGATGCACAAGTTCAGGCCCTAGTTCTTCAGCAACAGCAAATAAGACAATGATTATTCATGTGGATATG GATTGCTTTTTTGTGTCTGTGGTCATTAGGAATCGCCCCGAGTTGAAGGATAAACCTGTTGCCATTTGCCATTCAGATAATCCACGCGGAACAGCTGAAATATCTTCAGCGAATTATCCTGCTAGGGGTTATG GAGTTAAGGCTGGAATGTTTGTCAGAGATGCCAAGTCATGTTGCCCTCACCTAGTAATTCTTTCTTATGACTTCGAGGCTTATGAGGAG GTTGCTGATCGCTTTTATAACATATTGCACAAGTACTGCAACAAAGTGCAG GCCGTAAGTTGTGATGAAGCATTTTTAGATGCCACTGATTCTGGAGTAGAGGACATTCAAACTTTTGTCTCAGTGATCAGAGAGGAGATTCTTGATGCGACAGGCTGTACTGCTAGTGCTGGTATTGCTGGGAATATGCTTATGGCGCGTCTTGCTACTAGGATTGCAAAACCAGATGGGCAGTGTTACATCCCTGCTGAGAAG GTGGAGGAGCACCTGTGTGAACTTCCAGTAAAAGCACTTCCTGGAATCGGTCACGTGTTGGAAGAGAAGTTGAACAGGAGACAAATCACAACTTGTGGGCAGCTGCGTATGATTTCCAAG GAAACTCTCCAGAAGGACTTTGGTTCTAAAACTGGCAGTATGCTATGGAACTACAGTAGAGGGATAGATGACCGGTTGGTTGGCATGATACAG GAAAGCAAATCCATAGGTGCAGATGTTAACTGGGGCGTGAGGTTCAAGGATCTGAAAGAC GTACAACATTTTCTGTTAAACCTTTGCAAGGAGGTTTCATTACGTTTGCAGGGGTGTGGAGTGATAGGGAGGAAGTTTACCTTAAAG ataaagaaaagaaagggtGATGCAGGGGAGCCAGTAAAGTATTTGGGCTGTGGTGTTTGTGATAACTTGAGCCATTCTGTCACG GTGCCATTGGCTACAGATAGTGTTGATGTGCTTGAGAGAATTGTTTCACAGCTTTTTACGACTTCACACGTGG ATGTGGAGGACATACGAGGCATGGGATTGCAGGTCTCAAAGCTTGAAACTGCAGATAGTTCCAAGCAAG GCAAAGAGAGATACTCCATCAGATCTTGGCTCACTGCTCCCTCTACTAAGACCAATAACCAAAACAGAAGCAGTAGTCATGAGAAAGGTGCTGATGCTG CTAACAGTAAAAACAGTGTTGATGAACGCCAGGCTCAGTTGCAGGGTGATTCAAGTACACCTTTCATTGAAATGACTGCAGCGTCGCCCTCTGGTACTGCTGGAACTCTGCCTCCTATGAACGAACTTGATATTGGAGTTATAGAGTCTCTTCCTCTTGAGGTCTTTTCAGAAATTAATGACATGTATAATGGAAAATTGGCTCATTTTATTAATGAAAAGAGAAGCAAAG GAAAAGAAAACATATCTTCTGTTTGCCCTGCTGCACCTGGTGAAGCTTTTGCTGCTCATGAG CATCAGTATAATGAAGAGGAAATCCAAGTGGTCTCTTATCCTAATAAGCTTTTTGCTGATATGAAAAGTGAGACAGTGTCTGATGCTAGTGTACCAAATATGGACGTGGTTATTAATGCTCCTGTCTCAGGAGGCATCAGTCTAATGCCTTCTTCTCTAAGTCAAGTAGACACCTCAGTTTTTCAAGAATTGCCTGAGGAGTTGAGGACAGATATACTTGAACTCCTCCCTGCACACAGGAACACTGAAGCTTCACTAGATGCTTCCTTGGTCTGTGCTAATAATCAGAACTGTAGTCCTTCTATTTCAAGCATTGATTTGTGGGTTGGAAATCCACCTGAATGGATTGACATATTCAAAGCCAGCAATTGTCAGATTTTGTGCGTTTTGGCAGAGATGTATCAAAGAGCAGGGGAAAAGAAACAGTTATCTTCTGTACTGCAGAGGACTATGTCTCAGATTTACATTCTCCCTGATGTCGGTACTGATGGATGGGATGAGGCTGTTAGTTGCTTATGCGAGCTTATCAAGCAgtatctaaaattaaaaatttcaactGATATTGAAGAGGTTTACATATGTTCTTGTCTTTTAAGAAG GTTAACTGCAAGGTCAAAAGTTTTCGTAGAAGTTTACAACAACTTGCTTCCACATTTTCAG
- the LOC125861316 gene encoding DNA repair protein REV1 isoform X2 gives MSMEEHSRSANSGSNSKRTSNSNRSNNSNQSNKKKKTSQNTLGMAWGASSRSASRPAFNNAPFSNFGSYMAVKNQKLHEQFEAEASSTSISGPNSSKPIFQGVSIFVDGYTVPSSQELRGYMLKHGGHFENYFSRRRVTHIICSNLPDSKVKNLRSFSRGLPVVKPTWVLDSVAANKLLNWVPYQLDQLASEVNNQPKLSAFFTKNIACNDDTTTCSTIQATSRVGSPLSYSGPIEDPISFEEWQSAEDLEPCALQSKDLVQTNYNVDRVEESSCSIAMQELSDAASGDGSQAPFSAPSSPHNDASVCSEWMSDPVNAGPSNLKIPRSPNQQHSTLVDANFVENYFKHSRLHFIGTWRNRYRKRFPSSPGGFRCTSSGPSSSATANKTMIIHVDMDCFFVSVVIRNRPELKDKPVAICHSDNPRGTAEISSANYPARGYGVKAGMFVRDAKSCCPHLVILSYDFEAYEEVADRFYNILHKYCNKVQAVSCDEAFLDATDSGVEDIQTFVSVIREEILDATGCTASAGIAGNMLMARLATRIAKPDGQCYIPAEKVEEHLCELPVKALPGIGHVLEEKLNRRQITTCGQLRMISKETLQKDFGSKTGSMLWNYSRGIDDRLVGMIQESKSIGADVNWGVRFKDLKDVQHFLLNLCKEVSLRLQGCGVIGRKFTLKIKKRKGDAGEPVKYLGCGVCDNLSHSVTVPLATDSVDVLERIVSQLFTTSHVDVEDIRGMGLQVSKLETADSSKQGKERYSIRSWLTAPSTKTNNQNRSSSHEKGADAANSKNSVDERQAQLQGDSSTPFIEMTAASPSGTAGTLPPMNELDIGVIESLPLEVFSEINDMYNGKLAHFINEKRSKGVSGKENISSVCPAAPGEAFAAHEYNEEEIQVVSYPNKLFADMKSETVSDASVPNMDVVINAPVSGGISLMPSSLSQVDTSVFQELPEELRTDILELLPAHRNTEASLDASLVCANNQNCSPSISSIDLWVGNPPEWIDIFKASNCQILCVLAEMYQRAGEKKQLSSVLQRTMSQIYILPDVGTDGWDEAVSCLCELIKQYLKLKISTDIEEVYICSCLLRRLTARSKVFVEVYNNLLPHFQASVSENYGGSFYIASVTE, from the exons ATGAGCATGGAGGAACACTCACGCTCTGCCAACTCCGGCTCCAATTCAAAACGAACCTCAAATTCCAACAGGAGTAACAATAGCAATCAAagcaacaagaagaagaagacgagtCAAAATACCCTAGGCATGGCCTGGGGTGCCAGTTCTCGCTCTGCTTCTCGTCCCGCCTTCAATAATGCACCTTTCTCCAATTTTGGCAG TTACATGGCCGTCAAGAATCAGAAGCTTCACGAGCAGTTTGAGGCGGAGGCATCAAGCACTTCTATCAGTGGTCCAAATTCTTCAAAACCTATATTTCAGGGCGTATCCATTTTTGTTGATGGATACACGGTTCCTTCCAGTCAG GAACTTCGAGGATATATGTTGAAGCATGGAGGccattttgaaaattatttttctaggCGTCGTGTTACTCATATAATATGTAGTAATCTTCCTGACAGTAAGGTCAAGAATTTAAG GTCCTTTAGCAGGGGACTTCCAGTTGTCAAACCCACATGGGTGTTGGATTCTGTCGCTGCAAATAAGCTTCTGAATT GGGTTCCTTATCAGCTTGATCAGCTTGCAAGTGAAGTTAATAACCAGCCTAAGCTATCTGCTTTCTTCACAAAAAACATTGCTTGTAATGATGATACAACAACATGTTCAACTATCCAAGCCACATCTAGAGTTGGGAGCCCATTGTCATATTCTGGACCAATTGAAGATCCTATATCATTTGAAGAGTGGCAATCTGCAGAAGATTTGGAGCCTTGTGCTCTACAATCTAAAGATCTAGTGCAAACAAACTACAATGTAGATAGAGTTGAGGAGTCAAGTTGTAGCATAGCAATGCAAGAACTGAGTGATGCTGCAAGTGGAGATGGAAGCCAAGCTCCATTTTCAGCACCTTCCAGTCCTCATAACGATGCCTCAGTTTGTAGCGAATGGATGAGTGATCCCGTTAATGCGGGCCCATCAAATTTAAAGATTCCTAGGTCTCCTAATCAGCAACATTCAACTTTAGTTGATGCTAATTTTGTGGAAAATTACTTTAAG cattcGAGGTTGCATTTCATTGGGACCTGGAGAAACCGGTACCGTAAACGATTTCCTAGCTCCCCTGGTGGGTTTAGATGCACAAGTTCAGGCCCTAGTTCTTCAGCAACAGCAAATAAGACAATGATTATTCATGTGGATATG GATTGCTTTTTTGTGTCTGTGGTCATTAGGAATCGCCCCGAGTTGAAGGATAAACCTGTTGCCATTTGCCATTCAGATAATCCACGCGGAACAGCTGAAATATCTTCAGCGAATTATCCTGCTAGGGGTTATG GAGTTAAGGCTGGAATGTTTGTCAGAGATGCCAAGTCATGTTGCCCTCACCTAGTAATTCTTTCTTATGACTTCGAGGCTTATGAGGAG GTTGCTGATCGCTTTTATAACATATTGCACAAGTACTGCAACAAAGTGCAG GCCGTAAGTTGTGATGAAGCATTTTTAGATGCCACTGATTCTGGAGTAGAGGACATTCAAACTTTTGTCTCAGTGATCAGAGAGGAGATTCTTGATGCGACAGGCTGTACTGCTAGTGCTGGTATTGCTGGGAATATGCTTATGGCGCGTCTTGCTACTAGGATTGCAAAACCAGATGGGCAGTGTTACATCCCTGCTGAGAAG GTGGAGGAGCACCTGTGTGAACTTCCAGTAAAAGCACTTCCTGGAATCGGTCACGTGTTGGAAGAGAAGTTGAACAGGAGACAAATCACAACTTGTGGGCAGCTGCGTATGATTTCCAAG GAAACTCTCCAGAAGGACTTTGGTTCTAAAACTGGCAGTATGCTATGGAACTACAGTAGAGGGATAGATGACCGGTTGGTTGGCATGATACAG GAAAGCAAATCCATAGGTGCAGATGTTAACTGGGGCGTGAGGTTCAAGGATCTGAAAGAC GTACAACATTTTCTGTTAAACCTTTGCAAGGAGGTTTCATTACGTTTGCAGGGGTGTGGAGTGATAGGGAGGAAGTTTACCTTAAAG ataaagaaaagaaagggtGATGCAGGGGAGCCAGTAAAGTATTTGGGCTGTGGTGTTTGTGATAACTTGAGCCATTCTGTCACG GTGCCATTGGCTACAGATAGTGTTGATGTGCTTGAGAGAATTGTTTCACAGCTTTTTACGACTTCACACGTGG ATGTGGAGGACATACGAGGCATGGGATTGCAGGTCTCAAAGCTTGAAACTGCAGATAGTTCCAAGCAAG GCAAAGAGAGATACTCCATCAGATCTTGGCTCACTGCTCCCTCTACTAAGACCAATAACCAAAACAGAAGCAGTAGTCATGAGAAAGGTGCTGATGCTG CTAACAGTAAAAACAGTGTTGATGAACGCCAGGCTCAGTTGCAGGGTGATTCAAGTACACCTTTCATTGAAATGACTGCAGCGTCGCCCTCTGGTACTGCTGGAACTCTGCCTCCTATGAACGAACTTGATATTGGAGTTATAGAGTCTCTTCCTCTTGAGGTCTTTTCAGAAATTAATGACATGTATAATGGAAAATTGGCTCATTTTATTAATGAAAAGAGAAGCAAAG GCGTATCAGGAAAAGAAAACATATCTTCTGTTTGCCCTGCTGCACCTGGTGAAGCTTTTGCTGCTCATGAG TATAATGAAGAGGAAATCCAAGTGGTCTCTTATCCTAATAAGCTTTTTGCTGATATGAAAAGTGAGACAGTGTCTGATGCTAGTGTACCAAATATGGACGTGGTTATTAATGCTCCTGTCTCAGGAGGCATCAGTCTAATGCCTTCTTCTCTAAGTCAAGTAGACACCTCAGTTTTTCAAGAATTGCCTGAGGAGTTGAGGACAGATATACTTGAACTCCTCCCTGCACACAGGAACACTGAAGCTTCACTAGATGCTTCCTTGGTCTGTGCTAATAATCAGAACTGTAGTCCTTCTATTTCAAGCATTGATTTGTGGGTTGGAAATCCACCTGAATGGATTGACATATTCAAAGCCAGCAATTGTCAGATTTTGTGCGTTTTGGCAGAGATGTATCAAAGAGCAGGGGAAAAGAAACAGTTATCTTCTGTACTGCAGAGGACTATGTCTCAGATTTACATTCTCCCTGATGTCGGTACTGATGGATGGGATGAGGCTGTTAGTTGCTTATGCGAGCTTATCAAGCAgtatctaaaattaaaaatttcaactGATATTGAAGAGGTTTACATATGTTCTTGTCTTTTAAGAAG GTTAACTGCAAGGTCAAAAGTTTTCGTAGAAGTTTACAACAACTTGCTTCCACATTTTCAG
- the LOC125861316 gene encoding DNA repair protein REV1 isoform X4, protein MSMEEHSRSANSGSNSKRTSNSNRSNNSNQSNKKKKTSQNTLGMAWGASSRSASRPAFNNAPFSNFGSYMAVKNQKLHEQFEAEASSTSISGPNSSKPIFQGVSIFVDGYTVPSSQELRGYMLKHGGHFENYFSRRRVTHIICSNLPDSKVKNLRSFSRGLPVVKPTWVLDSVAANKLLNWVPYQLDQLASEVNNQPKLSAFFTKNIACNDDTTTCSTIQATSRVGSPLSYSGPIEDPISFEEWQSAEDLEPCALQSKDLVQTNYNVDRVEESSCSIAMQELSDAASGDGSQAPFSAPSSPHNDASVCSEWMSDPVNAGPSNLKIPRSPNQQHSTLVDANFVENYFKHSRLHFIGTWRNRYRKRFPSSPGGFRCTSSGPSSSATANKTMIIHVDMDCFFVSVVIRNRPELKDKPVAICHSDNPRGTAEISSANYPARGYGVKAGMFVRDAKSCCPHLVILSYDFEAYEEVADRFYNILHKYCNKVQAVSCDEAFLDATDSGVEDIQTFVSVIREEILDATGCTASAGIAGNMLMARLATRIAKPDGQCYIPAEKVEEHLCELPVKALPGIGHVLEEKLNRRQITTCGQLRMISKETLQKDFGSKTGSMLWNYSRGIDDRLVGMIQESKSIGADVNWGVRFKDLKDVQHFLLNLCKEVSLRLQGCGVIGRKFTLKIKKRKGDAGEPVKYLGCGVCDNLSHSVTVPLATDSVDVLERIVSQLFTTSHVDVEDIRGMGLQVSKLETADSSKQGKERYSIRSWLTAPSTKTNNQNRSSSHEKANSKNSVDERQAQLQGDSSTPFIEMTAASPSGTAGTLPPMNELDIGVIESLPLEVFSEINDMYNGKLAHFINEKRSKGVSGKENISSVCPAAPGEAFAAHEHQYNEEEIQVVSYPNKLFADMKSETVSDASVPNMDVVINAPVSGGISLMPSSLSQVDTSVFQELPEELRTDILELLPAHRNTEASLDASLVCANNQNCSPSISSIDLWVGNPPEWIDIFKASNCQILCVLAEMYQRAGEKKQLSSVLQRTMSQIYILPDVGTDGWDEAVSCLCELIKQYLKLKISTDIEEVYICSCLLRRLTARSKVFVEVYNNLLPHFQASVSENYGGSFYIASVTE, encoded by the exons ATGAGCATGGAGGAACACTCACGCTCTGCCAACTCCGGCTCCAATTCAAAACGAACCTCAAATTCCAACAGGAGTAACAATAGCAATCAAagcaacaagaagaagaagacgagtCAAAATACCCTAGGCATGGCCTGGGGTGCCAGTTCTCGCTCTGCTTCTCGTCCCGCCTTCAATAATGCACCTTTCTCCAATTTTGGCAG TTACATGGCCGTCAAGAATCAGAAGCTTCACGAGCAGTTTGAGGCGGAGGCATCAAGCACTTCTATCAGTGGTCCAAATTCTTCAAAACCTATATTTCAGGGCGTATCCATTTTTGTTGATGGATACACGGTTCCTTCCAGTCAG GAACTTCGAGGATATATGTTGAAGCATGGAGGccattttgaaaattatttttctaggCGTCGTGTTACTCATATAATATGTAGTAATCTTCCTGACAGTAAGGTCAAGAATTTAAG GTCCTTTAGCAGGGGACTTCCAGTTGTCAAACCCACATGGGTGTTGGATTCTGTCGCTGCAAATAAGCTTCTGAATT GGGTTCCTTATCAGCTTGATCAGCTTGCAAGTGAAGTTAATAACCAGCCTAAGCTATCTGCTTTCTTCACAAAAAACATTGCTTGTAATGATGATACAACAACATGTTCAACTATCCAAGCCACATCTAGAGTTGGGAGCCCATTGTCATATTCTGGACCAATTGAAGATCCTATATCATTTGAAGAGTGGCAATCTGCAGAAGATTTGGAGCCTTGTGCTCTACAATCTAAAGATCTAGTGCAAACAAACTACAATGTAGATAGAGTTGAGGAGTCAAGTTGTAGCATAGCAATGCAAGAACTGAGTGATGCTGCAAGTGGAGATGGAAGCCAAGCTCCATTTTCAGCACCTTCCAGTCCTCATAACGATGCCTCAGTTTGTAGCGAATGGATGAGTGATCCCGTTAATGCGGGCCCATCAAATTTAAAGATTCCTAGGTCTCCTAATCAGCAACATTCAACTTTAGTTGATGCTAATTTTGTGGAAAATTACTTTAAG cattcGAGGTTGCATTTCATTGGGACCTGGAGAAACCGGTACCGTAAACGATTTCCTAGCTCCCCTGGTGGGTTTAGATGCACAAGTTCAGGCCCTAGTTCTTCAGCAACAGCAAATAAGACAATGATTATTCATGTGGATATG GATTGCTTTTTTGTGTCTGTGGTCATTAGGAATCGCCCCGAGTTGAAGGATAAACCTGTTGCCATTTGCCATTCAGATAATCCACGCGGAACAGCTGAAATATCTTCAGCGAATTATCCTGCTAGGGGTTATG GAGTTAAGGCTGGAATGTTTGTCAGAGATGCCAAGTCATGTTGCCCTCACCTAGTAATTCTTTCTTATGACTTCGAGGCTTATGAGGAG GTTGCTGATCGCTTTTATAACATATTGCACAAGTACTGCAACAAAGTGCAG GCCGTAAGTTGTGATGAAGCATTTTTAGATGCCACTGATTCTGGAGTAGAGGACATTCAAACTTTTGTCTCAGTGATCAGAGAGGAGATTCTTGATGCGACAGGCTGTACTGCTAGTGCTGGTATTGCTGGGAATATGCTTATGGCGCGTCTTGCTACTAGGATTGCAAAACCAGATGGGCAGTGTTACATCCCTGCTGAGAAG GTGGAGGAGCACCTGTGTGAACTTCCAGTAAAAGCACTTCCTGGAATCGGTCACGTGTTGGAAGAGAAGTTGAACAGGAGACAAATCACAACTTGTGGGCAGCTGCGTATGATTTCCAAG GAAACTCTCCAGAAGGACTTTGGTTCTAAAACTGGCAGTATGCTATGGAACTACAGTAGAGGGATAGATGACCGGTTGGTTGGCATGATACAG GAAAGCAAATCCATAGGTGCAGATGTTAACTGGGGCGTGAGGTTCAAGGATCTGAAAGAC GTACAACATTTTCTGTTAAACCTTTGCAAGGAGGTTTCATTACGTTTGCAGGGGTGTGGAGTGATAGGGAGGAAGTTTACCTTAAAG ataaagaaaagaaagggtGATGCAGGGGAGCCAGTAAAGTATTTGGGCTGTGGTGTTTGTGATAACTTGAGCCATTCTGTCACG GTGCCATTGGCTACAGATAGTGTTGATGTGCTTGAGAGAATTGTTTCACAGCTTTTTACGACTTCACACGTGG ATGTGGAGGACATACGAGGCATGGGATTGCAGGTCTCAAAGCTTGAAACTGCAGATAGTTCCAAGCAAG GCAAAGAGAGATACTCCATCAGATCTTGGCTCACTGCTCCCTCTACTAAGACCAATAACCAAAACAGAAGCAGTAGTCATGAGAAAG CTAACAGTAAAAACAGTGTTGATGAACGCCAGGCTCAGTTGCAGGGTGATTCAAGTACACCTTTCATTGAAATGACTGCAGCGTCGCCCTCTGGTACTGCTGGAACTCTGCCTCCTATGAACGAACTTGATATTGGAGTTATAGAGTCTCTTCCTCTTGAGGTCTTTTCAGAAATTAATGACATGTATAATGGAAAATTGGCTCATTTTATTAATGAAAAGAGAAGCAAAG GCGTATCAGGAAAAGAAAACATATCTTCTGTTTGCCCTGCTGCACCTGGTGAAGCTTTTGCTGCTCATGAG CATCAGTATAATGAAGAGGAAATCCAAGTGGTCTCTTATCCTAATAAGCTTTTTGCTGATATGAAAAGTGAGACAGTGTCTGATGCTAGTGTACCAAATATGGACGTGGTTATTAATGCTCCTGTCTCAGGAGGCATCAGTCTAATGCCTTCTTCTCTAAGTCAAGTAGACACCTCAGTTTTTCAAGAATTGCCTGAGGAGTTGAGGACAGATATACTTGAACTCCTCCCTGCACACAGGAACACTGAAGCTTCACTAGATGCTTCCTTGGTCTGTGCTAATAATCAGAACTGTAGTCCTTCTATTTCAAGCATTGATTTGTGGGTTGGAAATCCACCTGAATGGATTGACATATTCAAAGCCAGCAATTGTCAGATTTTGTGCGTTTTGGCAGAGATGTATCAAAGAGCAGGGGAAAAGAAACAGTTATCTTCTGTACTGCAGAGGACTATGTCTCAGATTTACATTCTCCCTGATGTCGGTACTGATGGATGGGATGAGGCTGTTAGTTGCTTATGCGAGCTTATCAAGCAgtatctaaaattaaaaatttcaactGATATTGAAGAGGTTTACATATGTTCTTGTCTTTTAAGAAG GTTAACTGCAAGGTCAAAAGTTTTCGTAGAAGTTTACAACAACTTGCTTCCACATTTTCAG